The following proteins are co-located in the Polymorphospora rubra genome:
- a CDS encoding PSP1 domain-containing protein has protein sequence MGMLCAVSFNRYGRLYYLDPGDLHPVVGDKVLVPTDDGTEVAECVWAAQWVDEETSGFPRLAGMATESDLRRDETQRKRKAEAKVAAKRLIREHGLPMKVVAVDHTLETAGAASGPGGARTTIYFTAPHRVDFRSLVRDLGATLHCRVELRQLSARDSARVQGGIGSCGRDLCCATFLNDFEPVTIRMAKDQDLPLNPLRISGACGRLMCCLKYEHPLYQQFQASAPSIGSRVSTPEGDGRVVAHSVPRDSVTVRLDADGSRCSCSRASVCGPRKAHDEQYG, from the coding sequence ATGGGGATGCTCTGCGCCGTCAGCTTCAACCGATACGGGCGGCTCTACTACCTCGACCCCGGCGATCTGCATCCTGTCGTCGGCGACAAGGTGCTGGTGCCCACCGACGACGGCACCGAGGTCGCCGAGTGTGTCTGGGCCGCCCAGTGGGTCGACGAGGAGACCAGCGGCTTCCCCCGGCTGGCCGGCATGGCCACCGAGAGCGACCTGCGCCGCGACGAGACCCAGCGCAAGCGCAAGGCCGAGGCGAAGGTCGCCGCGAAGCGGCTGATCCGCGAGCACGGCCTGCCGATGAAGGTGGTGGCGGTCGACCACACCCTCGAAACGGCCGGTGCGGCCAGCGGCCCCGGCGGCGCCCGCACCACGATCTACTTCACCGCGCCGCACCGGGTCGACTTCCGGTCCCTGGTCCGCGACCTCGGTGCCACCCTGCACTGCCGGGTGGAGTTGCGGCAGCTTTCCGCCCGCGACTCGGCGCGGGTCCAGGGCGGCATCGGATCCTGCGGGCGCGACCTGTGCTGCGCCACGTTCCTCAACGACTTCGAACCGGTCACCATCCGGATGGCCAAGGACCAGGATCTGCCGCTGAACCCGTTGCGGATCTCCGGTGCCTGTGGCCGGCTGATGTGCTGCCTGAAGTACGAACATCCGCTCTACCAGCAGTTCCAGGCGTCCGCGCCGTCGATCGGGTCCCGCGTTTCGACACCCGAGGGCGACGGGCGGGTGGTCGCGCACAGCGTGCCGCGTGATTCGGTCACGGTACGGCTGGACGCCGACGGGTCCCGCTGCTCGTGCAGTCGCGCCTCGGTCTGCGGCCCCCGGAAGGCCCACGACGAGCAGTACGGCTGA
- a CDS encoding type II toxin-antitoxin system Phd/YefM family antitoxin: MATISLREFRDGAGRILESLERNHEPVIITKYERPVAVLIGIDEWEELEAFRDRKDSEAIARSRAEGEFVPLAAALESLGVDPEEVEALLADRGRAAA; the protein is encoded by the coding sequence ATGGCGACCATCTCTTTGCGCGAGTTCCGGGACGGCGCGGGGCGCATCCTGGAAAGCCTCGAACGCAACCACGAGCCGGTGATCATCACTAAGTACGAACGGCCGGTGGCCGTCCTGATCGGCATCGACGAGTGGGAGGAACTGGAAGCGTTCCGGGACCGGAAGGACTCCGAGGCGATCGCCCGGTCCCGTGCGGAAGGCGAGTTCGTCCCGCTGGCCGCCGCCCTGGAGTCGCTCGGTGTCGACCCCGAAGAGGTGGAGGCGTTACTCGCCGACCGGGGGCGCGCGGCCGCATGA
- a CDS encoding alanine racemase, translating into MPTERDLLRDRLDRATAHLDPPVAVIDISAFDANAATLARRAGKPLRVASKSVRSRALLSRALATPGWEAVMAYTVAEAIWLVRTGVSRDVLVAYPSADRQALAELAADADLAAAVTITVDSVEQLDTVDAVASPARRAEIRVCLELDASWRPLGGQLHLGVRRSPVHTPAAAGALAALITDRPGFRLVGLMAYEAQIAGLGDAPPGQALRGTAIRAVQRRSYRELVRRRAAAVAAVRDHADLEFVNGGGTGSVAATAADSSVTEVAAGSGLFGPTLFDAYRAWRPAPSAFFALSVVRRPAPRVATVLGGGWIASGPADPSRLPTPWLPAGLRLTGTEGAGEVQTPLTGAAADPLRVGDRVWFRHAKAGELSEHVRELHLVDGDRIVATVPTYRGEDRAFL; encoded by the coding sequence GTGCCCACCGAACGCGACCTGCTCCGCGACCGGCTCGACCGGGCGACCGCGCACCTCGACCCGCCGGTCGCGGTGATCGACATCTCGGCCTTCGACGCGAACGCCGCCACGCTGGCCCGGCGGGCCGGCAAGCCGCTGCGGGTGGCCAGCAAGTCCGTACGCAGCCGCGCGCTGCTCAGCCGCGCGCTCGCCACCCCGGGCTGGGAGGCGGTGATGGCGTACACGGTGGCGGAGGCGATCTGGCTGGTCCGCACCGGGGTCAGCCGTGACGTGCTGGTGGCGTACCCGAGCGCCGACCGGCAGGCCCTCGCCGAACTGGCCGCCGACGCCGACCTCGCCGCCGCCGTCACGATCACCGTCGACAGCGTCGAACAGCTCGACACGGTCGACGCGGTCGCTTCCCCGGCGCGCCGCGCCGAGATCCGGGTCTGTCTCGAACTCGACGCGTCGTGGCGGCCACTCGGCGGCCAACTGCACCTGGGGGTACGCCGTTCGCCGGTGCACACGCCCGCGGCCGCCGGCGCGCTCGCCGCGCTGATCACCGACCGCCCCGGGTTCCGGCTGGTCGGGCTGATGGCGTACGAGGCGCAGATCGCCGGGCTCGGCGACGCCCCGCCGGGACAGGCCCTGCGCGGTACGGCGATCCGGGCGGTGCAGCGCCGGTCGTACCGGGAACTCGTGCGGCGCCGGGCCGCCGCGGTGGCGGCGGTACGGGACCACGCCGACCTGGAGTTCGTCAACGGCGGTGGCACCGGCAGCGTCGCCGCGACCGCCGCCGACAGTTCGGTGACCGAGGTCGCCGCCGGCTCCGGCCTCTTCGGCCCCACCCTGTTCGACGCCTACCGCGCGTGGCGGCCGGCACCCTCGGCGTTCTTCGCCCTGTCGGTCGTCCGTCGGCCGGCACCACGTGTGGCGACCGTGCTCGGCGGCGGCTGGATCGCCTCCGGGCCGGCCGACCCGAGCCGGTTGCCGACGCCGTGGCTGCCGGCCGGGCTGCGGCTGACCGGCACCGAGGGGGCCGGCGAGGTGCAGACTCCGCTGACCGGTGCCGCAGCCGACCCGCTGCGGGTGGGCGACCGGGTGTGGTTCCGCCACGCCAAGGCCGGTGAGCTGAGCGAGCACGTACGCGAACTGCACCTGGTCGACGGCGACCGGATCGTGGCGACGGTCCCGACCTACCGTGGCGAGGACCGGGCGTTCCTCTAG
- a CDS encoding YbaB/EbfC family nucleoid-associated protein gives MAREIDEAWIEEAVERHRRIESLRAEFDKAVQGVEVTVRSPDGLIEVVVTAAGVITDVRIPGTLHNRANTEVARSIHAVVTAAADAARWAREKLHAETFTDYPPLGRS, from the coding sequence ATGGCGCGCGAGATCGACGAGGCATGGATCGAGGAGGCGGTCGAGCGGCACCGCCGCATCGAGTCCCTCCGGGCCGAGTTCGACAAGGCGGTGCAGGGCGTCGAGGTGACCGTACGATCGCCCGACGGGCTGATCGAGGTGGTGGTCACCGCCGCCGGCGTCATTACCGACGTCCGCATCCCCGGCACGCTGCACAACCGGGCCAACACCGAGGTCGCCCGGTCGATCCACGCGGTGGTCACCGCCGCGGCCGACGCCGCCCGCTGGGCCCGCGAGAAGCTGCACGCCGAAACCTTCACCGACTACCCGCCGCTCGGGAGGTCCTGA
- the tmk gene encoding dTMP kinase: MLGVASLGDWLGLLATSVFAATQVESDAAKGLAFGGVIAVRLLPALVLGPVAGILADRFDRRYTMVICDLLRFVLFASIPLVALLGASGGVTVTWAAIATFLIEAITLIWIPAKEAAVPNLIPRARLEVSNQLTLITTYGVTPVLAAAVLAALDRTVRGISAGEPPAWVEPAQLALYFNSLSRLATALVVFFGIKEISGRGGRQDGPGQSVVKQFVEGWRFIGKTPLVRGLVLGIFGAFAGGGIVIGTARFFTNSLSAGDAAFYLLFGSIFVGLAVGIGLGPMVIRELSRRRWFGMSIVLASASVLLLAAAIHLSMAILGAILVGAGAGMAFLAGTTLLGGEIADEVRGRVFAVVQTGTRIVLMLAISLSSLLVGVGGSRELRIADLGISISSTRLLLLAAGVFGIFAGISAFRQMDDKPGVPVLADLWGSLRGRPLSVGESFARHGLFVVFEGGEGAGKSTQVNKLAATLGEQGHDVVVTREPGATDVGKRIRTLLLSDGTGPAAPSPRAEALLYAADRAHHVATVVRPALAGGAVVISDRYVDSSLAYQGAGRTLPVDEVSWLSSWATGGLKPDLVVLLDVDPRTGLARVAERGMAADRLESESLAFHERVRYAFLDLAAADPKRYLVLDAGLPADDIARAVGARATELLATRGTDPGDPTRPDRSADPARPPKPSPDEPMSMADSTVEAGR, encoded by the coding sequence GTGCTGGGGGTCGCGTCCCTGGGCGACTGGCTCGGTCTGCTGGCCACCTCGGTCTTCGCCGCCACCCAGGTCGAGAGCGACGCCGCCAAGGGCCTCGCGTTCGGCGGCGTCATCGCCGTACGCCTGCTCCCCGCCCTCGTCCTCGGTCCGGTCGCCGGCATCCTCGCCGACCGCTTCGACCGCCGATACACGATGGTCATCTGTGACCTGCTGCGGTTCGTCCTGTTCGCCTCCATTCCGCTGGTGGCGCTCCTGGGTGCGAGCGGCGGGGTCACCGTCACCTGGGCGGCCATCGCCACCTTCCTGATCGAGGCGATCACGCTGATCTGGATCCCGGCCAAGGAGGCCGCGGTCCCCAACCTGATCCCGCGGGCCCGGCTGGAGGTCTCCAACCAGCTGACCCTGATCACCACGTACGGCGTCACCCCGGTCCTGGCCGCCGCCGTCCTGGCCGCCCTCGACCGGACCGTGCGCGGGATCTCCGCCGGAGAACCACCGGCCTGGGTCGAACCCGCACAGCTCGCGCTCTATTTCAACTCGCTGTCCCGGCTCGCCACCGCGCTCGTCGTCTTCTTCGGCATCAAGGAGATCAGCGGCCGCGGCGGCCGGCAGGACGGCCCCGGCCAGAGCGTGGTGAAGCAGTTCGTCGAGGGCTGGCGGTTCATCGGCAAGACTCCGCTGGTCCGGGGCCTCGTCCTCGGCATCTTCGGCGCCTTCGCCGGCGGCGGCATCGTCATCGGCACCGCCCGCTTCTTCACCAACTCGCTCAGTGCCGGCGACGCCGCGTTCTACCTGCTGTTCGGCTCGATCTTCGTCGGGCTCGCGGTCGGCATCGGTCTCGGCCCGATGGTCATCCGGGAGCTGTCCCGGCGCCGCTGGTTCGGCATGAGCATCGTGCTCGCCAGCGCCTCGGTGCTCCTGCTCGCCGCGGCGATCCACCTCTCGATGGCCATCCTGGGCGCGATCCTGGTCGGTGCCGGCGCCGGCATGGCCTTCCTGGCCGGCACCACCCTGCTCGGTGGGGAGATCGCCGACGAGGTACGCGGCCGCGTCTTCGCCGTCGTGCAGACCGGCACCCGGATCGTGCTGATGCTCGCCATCTCGCTCAGCAGCCTGCTGGTCGGTGTCGGCGGCTCCCGCGAACTGCGGATCGCCGATCTCGGAATCTCCATCTCGTCGACCCGCCTGCTCCTGCTCGCCGCCGGCGTCTTCGGCATCTTCGCCGGCATCAGCGCCTTCCGGCAGATGGACGACAAGCCCGGCGTGCCGGTGCTGGCCGACCTCTGGGGATCGCTCCGGGGCCGCCCGCTGTCGGTCGGCGAGTCGTTCGCCCGGCACGGGCTCTTCGTCGTCTTCGAGGGCGGCGAGGGCGCCGGGAAGTCGACCCAGGTCAACAAGCTGGCCGCCACCCTCGGCGAGCAGGGGCACGACGTCGTGGTGACCCGGGAACCCGGCGCCACCGACGTGGGCAAGCGGATCCGTACCCTGCTGCTCTCCGACGGGACCGGTCCGGCCGCTCCCTCGCCCCGGGCCGAGGCGCTGCTCTACGCCGCCGACCGGGCACACCATGTCGCCACCGTCGTACGGCCCGCGCTGGCCGGCGGGGCGGTCGTCATCAGCGACCGCTACGTCGACTCGTCGCTGGCCTACCAGGGCGCCGGTCGCACCCTGCCGGTCGACGAGGTGTCCTGGCTCTCGTCGTGGGCGACCGGCGGGCTGAAGCCCGACCTGGTCGTCCTGCTCGACGTCGACCCGAGGACAGGGCTGGCCCGGGTCGCCGAACGGGGGATGGCCGCCGACCGCCTGGAGAGCGAGTCCCTCGCGTTCCACGAGCGGGTCCGGTACGCGTTCCTCGACCTGGCCGCCGCCGACCCGAAGCGTTACCTGGTCCTCGACGCCGGACTGCCGGCCGACGACATCGCCCGGGCGGTCGGAGCCCGGGCCACCGAACTGCTCGCCACCCGCGGGACCGACCCCGGTGACCCAACCCGACCCGACCGGTCGGCCGACCCCGCCCGGCCGCCGAAGCCCTCCCCGGACGAGCCGATGTCGATGGCGGACAGCACGGTGGAGGCGGGCAGATGA
- a CDS encoding type II toxin-antitoxin system RelE family toxin: MKVEVDREVLVWLHKQPRNVFLTVLGAMLELVADPHPPNSTAMRDGSGRRLRVGDYRIVYRIDGDTLTVHAVGHRKDVYN, translated from the coding sequence ATGAAGGTCGAGGTCGATCGCGAAGTGCTCGTCTGGCTCCACAAGCAGCCACGCAACGTCTTCTTGACGGTGCTCGGCGCAATGCTCGAACTCGTCGCCGACCCGCATCCGCCGAACTCGACCGCGATGCGGGACGGGTCGGGTCGGCGGCTCCGTGTGGGTGACTACCGGATCGTTTACCGGATCGACGGCGACACGCTCACCGTGCACGCGGTCGGGCACCGCAAGGACGTCTACAACTGA
- a CDS encoding metallophosphoesterase family protein — translation MTDDRATPPPPVAPNHDGRPRPRSLDPHELGFTPRGPVPWLGPFLLLSTGLRTLLAILFGAYLDKRELQNALPGDVLEEPGTDGELWLDYVADLGDGFDATYSVAYLLGRPELEIDGRRLPRGQMLLMGGDQVYPTASGSAYEDRCKGPYQAALPGSAEPRPSLYAVPGNHDWYDGLTAFLRLFTRHRDASIGGWKTKQSRSYFAVELPANWWLFAIDEQFGAYLDDPQLSYFEKAATRLGPDDRVILAVPAPTWVKAVEEPQAYDAVDYFIRTVIKPTGARVRLIVSGDLHHYARYSGPDRELVTCGGGGAYLYPTHKLPERIEVPPRRTLARRSSTTQEYDLTARYPTAQRSRRLGWGIFGKLPLRNPGFTTLLGGLQALLLLAMTSFAEERVSGAEQRLFSIPLALVLITTLLGAALFAKPPSAAGSRRTPHWILGTAHGLAHIALAIGGTLVWLRLPFHDWAWPLPLLAAALLYAPVAGLVASQVTAAYLLVASKFKVNLNELFAGQGIEDAKSFLRLHIAADGTLTGYPVAVDKVCRRWRPNPDGPYDAPWLEPETPLTVRLAEEPFTIR, via the coding sequence ACGGGCGGCCCCGGCCGCGCAGCCTGGACCCGCACGAACTCGGCTTCACCCCGCGCGGCCCGGTCCCCTGGCTCGGCCCGTTCCTGCTGCTCAGCACCGGACTGCGAACGCTGCTGGCGATCCTGTTCGGCGCCTACCTCGACAAGCGCGAACTCCAGAACGCGCTGCCCGGCGACGTACTCGAAGAGCCCGGCACCGACGGCGAACTCTGGCTCGACTACGTCGCCGACCTCGGTGACGGCTTCGACGCCACCTACTCGGTGGCGTACCTGCTCGGCCGCCCCGAACTGGAAATCGACGGGCGGCGACTGCCGCGCGGCCAGATGCTGCTGATGGGCGGCGACCAGGTCTATCCGACGGCGAGCGGATCGGCGTACGAGGACCGCTGCAAGGGGCCCTACCAGGCGGCCCTGCCCGGCAGCGCCGAGCCCCGGCCGAGCCTCTACGCGGTGCCCGGCAACCACGACTGGTACGACGGGCTGACCGCCTTCCTGCGCCTGTTCACCCGCCACCGCGACGCCAGCATCGGCGGCTGGAAAACCAAGCAGTCCCGTTCGTACTTCGCCGTCGAACTGCCGGCCAACTGGTGGCTGTTCGCCATCGACGAGCAGTTCGGGGCGTACCTCGACGATCCGCAGCTCAGCTATTTCGAGAAGGCCGCCACCCGGCTCGGCCCCGACGACCGGGTCATCCTCGCCGTGCCGGCACCGACCTGGGTCAAGGCCGTCGAGGAACCGCAGGCGTACGACGCGGTCGACTACTTCATCCGTACCGTGATCAAGCCGACCGGGGCGCGGGTCCGCCTGATCGTCTCCGGCGACCTGCACCACTACGCCCGCTACTCCGGCCCGGACCGCGAACTGGTCACCTGCGGCGGTGGTGGCGCCTACCTCTACCCCACGCACAAGCTGCCGGAACGGATCGAGGTGCCGCCGCGCCGCACGCTCGCCCGCCGGTCCAGCACCACGCAGGAGTACGACCTCACCGCGCGCTACCCGACCGCACAGCGGTCCCGCCGGCTCGGGTGGGGCATCTTCGGCAAGCTGCCGCTGCGCAACCCCGGCTTCACCACCCTGCTCGGCGGCCTGCAGGCCCTGCTGCTGCTCGCCATGACCAGCTTCGCGGAGGAACGGGTCAGCGGCGCCGAGCAGCGGCTCTTCAGCATCCCGCTGGCCCTGGTGCTGATCACGACCCTGCTCGGCGCGGCCCTGTTCGCCAAGCCGCCGAGCGCGGCCGGCAGCCGCCGTACGCCCCACTGGATTCTCGGCACCGCACACGGGCTGGCGCACATCGCGCTCGCCATCGGCGGCACCCTGGTCTGGTTGCGGCTGCCGTTCCACGACTGGGCGTGGCCGCTGCCGCTGCTCGCCGCGGCCCTGCTCTACGCGCCGGTGGCCGGCCTGGTGGCCAGCCAGGTGACGGCGGCGTACCTGCTGGTCGCCAGCAAGTTCAAGGTCAACCTGAACGAACTCTTCGCCGGGCAGGGCATCGAGGACGCGAAGAGCTTCCTGCGGCTGCACATCGCCGCCGACGGCACGCTGACCGGCTATCCGGTCGCCGTCGACAAGGTCTGCCGCCGCTGGCGGCCCAACCCCGACGGCCCGTACGACGCGCCGTGGCTGGAGCCGGAAACCCCGCTGACCGTACGGCTCGCCGAGGAGCCGTTCACGATTCGCTGA
- a CDS encoding TetR/AcrR family transcriptional regulator — MLDACAVLVDEVGYDGLTTTLLAERAEVAIGSVYQFFPDKRAIVQALTLRNMEAYLQRLSARFAQGDLENWWDGVDAGIDEYISMHRSLPGFRTLHFGDVVDVHLLDDERDNNAVIAEELARVLVEQFGVADEPRLRFALEIAVESADALIKLAFRRDPEGDDEVLVEAKALIREYLHRHVDVTTA; from the coding sequence ATGCTCGACGCCTGTGCCGTCCTCGTCGACGAGGTCGGCTACGACGGGCTGACCACGACCCTGCTCGCGGAGCGGGCCGAGGTCGCGATCGGGTCGGTGTACCAGTTCTTTCCCGACAAACGGGCCATCGTGCAGGCACTGACCCTGCGCAACATGGAGGCCTATCTCCAGCGGCTGTCCGCCCGCTTCGCGCAGGGTGACCTCGAGAACTGGTGGGACGGCGTCGACGCCGGCATCGACGAGTACATCTCGATGCACCGCTCGTTGCCCGGTTTCCGTACCCTGCACTTCGGCGACGTCGTCGACGTGCACCTGCTGGACGACGAGCGCGACAACAACGCGGTCATCGCCGAGGAGTTGGCCCGGGTGCTGGTCGAGCAGTTCGGGGTGGCCGACGAGCCACGCCTGCGCTTCGCCCTGGAGATCGCGGTCGAATCCGCCGACGCGCTGATCAAGCTGGCGTTCCGGCGCGACCCCGAAGGCGACGACGAGGTGCTCGTCGAGGCCAAGGCGCTGATCCGCGAATACCTGCACCGGCACGTGGACGTGACCACTGCCTGA
- a CDS encoding D-arabinono-1,4-lactone oxidase yields MRGTATTASATGNTWSNWAGNQRATAASVLIPGSVDDVVAAVNAATAAGQRIKPVGSGHSFTDIARTDAHRVDLARLAGLVSIDRPARLVTVRAGTRLRALNELLAEHGLAMPNLGDIDEQTIAGALATGTHGTGAGYGCLSTFVEALTLVTGTGAVLRCSAQENPDVFAAARVGLGAVGVLVEVTLRCVDAFVLRAHERPAPLPAVLAELETYVAGNDHFEMYWFPYTDRVQVKTNNRVAADDQPLPRLRGWLDDDFLSNTVFAGVCRLGRAVPRLAPTLSSVSARALTARTYTARSDRVFCTPRRVRFTEMEYGLPRAALPEALAALRKIVDGLPFKVLFPVEIRFTAADDIWLSHGYGRESAYVAVHQYVGMPYEPYFRAFEQVTQALGGRPHWGKLHYRDAASLRPAYPRFDDFLAVRDRLDPGRIFANDYTTRVLGA; encoded by the coding sequence ATGCGAGGCACCGCCACGACAGCATCCGCGACCGGCAACACCTGGTCGAACTGGGCCGGCAACCAGCGCGCCACCGCAGCGTCGGTACTCATACCGGGCAGCGTCGATGATGTGGTCGCCGCCGTCAATGCCGCCACTGCCGCCGGCCAGCGAATCAAGCCGGTGGGTTCCGGGCACTCGTTCACCGACATCGCCCGCACCGACGCACACCGCGTCGACCTCGCCCGGCTCGCCGGCCTGGTCAGCATCGACCGCCCGGCCCGGCTGGTCACCGTACGGGCCGGGACCCGGCTGCGGGCACTCAACGAACTGCTCGCCGAACACGGGCTCGCCATGCCCAACCTCGGCGACATCGACGAACAGACGATAGCCGGCGCGCTGGCCACCGGCACCCACGGCACCGGCGCCGGCTACGGCTGCCTGTCCACCTTCGTCGAGGCGTTGACCCTGGTCACCGGGACCGGCGCGGTGCTGCGCTGCTCCGCACAGGAGAACCCGGACGTCTTCGCCGCCGCCCGGGTCGGCCTCGGCGCCGTCGGGGTGCTGGTCGAGGTCACCCTGCGCTGCGTCGACGCGTTCGTGCTCCGGGCCCACGAACGGCCCGCCCCACTGCCGGCCGTACTCGCCGAACTCGAGACCTACGTCGCCGGCAACGACCACTTCGAGATGTACTGGTTCCCGTACACCGACCGGGTCCAGGTCAAGACCAACAACCGGGTGGCCGCCGACGATCAGCCGTTGCCCCGGCTGCGTGGCTGGCTCGACGACGACTTCCTGTCCAACACCGTCTTCGCCGGCGTCTGCCGGCTCGGCCGCGCCGTGCCCCGCCTCGCGCCGACGCTCAGTTCCGTCTCGGCCCGGGCACTGACCGCCCGCACCTACACCGCCCGCTCCGACCGGGTCTTCTGCACCCCGCGCCGGGTCCGCTTCACCGAGATGGAGTACGGCCTGCCCCGCGCCGCCCTGCCCGAAGCCCTGGCCGCTCTCCGGAAGATCGTCGATGGGCTGCCGTTCAAGGTGCTCTTCCCGGTAGAGATCCGGTTCACCGCCGCCGACGACATCTGGCTGTCGCACGGCTACGGGCGCGAGTCGGCGTACGTCGCGGTGCACCAGTATGTCGGCATGCCGTACGAGCCGTACTTCCGCGCCTTCGAGCAGGTCACGCAGGCACTCGGCGGCCGGCCGCACTGGGGCAAGCTGCACTACCGCGACGCGGCGTCGCTGCGGCCGGCGTACCCCCGGTTCGACGACTTCCTGGCGGTGCGCGACCGGCTCGACCCGGGCCGGATCTTCGCCAACGACTACACGACGCGGGTGCTGGGCGCCTGA